The following coding sequences are from one Reyranella humidisoli window:
- the tatC gene encoding twin-arginine translocase subunit TatC: MTQAHDGPEDDKPMPLLDHLVELRKRLIYALVCFFAVFFVTFYFAKPLFSFLIQPALADGYKVVVLDIFEFFFVTVKLSAFVALIVGFPLIAVQIWLFVAPGLYRHEKRAFIPFLVATPFMFYAGCALMYYIVLPYVINFMLGQYAPPDIEKTLRSSDYLERILQLVFAFGFAFEVPVLLTLLIQVGITSSEGLRSKRRYAVVVAFIIAAVLAPPDVVSQIALAIPLMAFYEISILIGGVIERKRAAADKAAEEAEQKAEEAAKAGDGSGS; the protein is encoded by the coding sequence GTGACCCAGGCGCACGACGGACCTGAAGACGACAAACCGATGCCGCTGCTCGATCACCTGGTCGAGCTGCGCAAGCGCCTGATCTATGCGCTGGTCTGCTTCTTCGCCGTCTTCTTCGTCACCTTCTACTTCGCCAAGCCGCTCTTCTCGTTCCTGATCCAGCCGGCGCTGGCTGACGGCTACAAGGTCGTCGTCCTCGACATCTTCGAGTTCTTCTTCGTCACGGTGAAGCTGTCGGCGTTCGTGGCGCTGATCGTAGGCTTTCCGTTGATCGCGGTGCAGATCTGGCTGTTCGTGGCGCCGGGGCTCTATCGCCACGAGAAGCGCGCCTTCATCCCGTTTCTCGTCGCCACGCCGTTCATGTTCTATGCCGGCTGCGCGCTGATGTATTACATCGTGCTGCCGTACGTGATCAATTTCATGCTGGGGCAGTACGCGCCGCCCGACATCGAGAAGACGCTGCGGTCGTCGGACTATCTCGAACGCATCCTGCAGCTCGTCTTCGCCTTCGGCTTCGCCTTCGAGGTCCCGGTCCTGCTGACCCTGCTGATCCAGGTCGGCATTACCAGCTCGGAGGGGCTGAGGTCGAAGCGCCGCTACGCCGTCGTCGTGGCCTTCATCATCGCCGCCGTCCTGGCGCCGCCCGATGTCGTCAGCCAGATCGCGCTCGCGATCCCGCTGATGGCCTTCTACGAGATCTCCATCCTGATCGGCGGCGTGATCGAGCGGAAGCGGGCTGCCGCGGACAAGGCGGCCGAAGAGGCTGAGCAGAAAGCCGAGGAAGCCGCCAAGGCCGGCGACGGATCCGGCAGCTAG